CGGGAGGGACCGAACTGACACGGACGAAGCCGACGGCGACGAGGTCGACGGGTCCGGAATGGGAGTGGGGATCGCACTCGGCTCGGGGATCGGCGTGGCGCTGGGGACGGCGATGGACGACCTCGCGCTCGGTATCGCTATCGGGATGGGAATCGGTGTCGCCATCGGTGCGGGGCTGAGCCAGTCCGGCTTCGGCGGAGACGAGGGGTAAGTCAGCGCAACTGGTCGTAGACGCCCGCGAGGCGGTCGACGGAGTGTTCGACGCTGATCGCGTCGCGGCGGGCGAGACACTCCTCGCCGAGTCGGTCGCGTTCGGCGAGCGTCCGCGCGATCACGTCTTGGAACGCCGCCACGTCGTCCGGTGGCGCCTTGTAGCCGGTCTCGCCCTGGTCGATGGTGTCGGCCAGCGCCGCGCTGGCGACGCCCGCGACCGGCGTCCCGCAGGCGTTGGCTTCCAGCGCCGCGATCCCCTGGGTCTCGACCGGGCTGGGGAACGCGAACACGTCCAGGGCCGAGTAGAAGGAGGGCAGTTCCTCGCGGTCGAGCCAGCCGAGAAAGTGCGCGTCGAGGTCCGCGTCGGCAGCCGCTCGTTCGACGTCTTCGCGGGCCGGCCCGTCCCCGCTGAAGACGAGGGTCACGTCCAGGCCCTCGACCGCTTCGACGATGGCGGACAGGTTCTTCTCGTAGCCGTGGCGTCCGGTGTAGCCGACCAGCGGTCCCTCGGGGAGGTCGTGGCGGTCGCGGAACCGTTCGGTCTCGACGGGGCGGAAGAAGTCCACGTCGACGCCGTTGGAGACGACTTCGACCGTCGTCGCCGTGCCCACGGTATCGCGGACGTGGTCGGCGGTCCGCTCGCTGGGCGCGACGACCACGTCCGTCCGGTCGAGGAATCGCCGTTCGTACTCCTCGGCGCTGCGCTCGACCGCCCGCTCGATCGGGCGCGTGAAGGCGAGGTACTCCGCGTACTCGCTGGTGGGGGTGTGATACGAGGCGACCATCGGCAGGTCGTGTTTGCGGGCGAGGCGCAGGCCGGCGAGACCCAGGCTAAAGGGCGAGTGAGCGTGGACCACCTCGGCGCTGTCGACCGCCTCCGGGACGCCCGGGACGCCGACGCGGAACCCCTCGTAGAACGGGAACGGGAGGCTGCTGACGGGGTACTCCCCCTCCACGGGCTCGTGGTCGCTGCCGGGATACACCACGTCCATCCGACCGCCGCGGCGGTGCCAGCGGTCCCGCCAGGTCTGGATCGTGTAGGTGACGCCGTTGTGAGTGGGCAGGTAGGAGTCGGTGAACGCGGCCACCCTCGGCAGGTCCATGCGCCCACCGTATGCCGAGCGGGATTTAATGCGTTGCCATCTCCGCGCGCCGCCGAGACCGGCGACGGACTCCGCCACCGGATCCGGAACGGCTCGACGCCGCCCGAACGCAAAGTATACCTGCCGCTCGGGGACATCTCGGAACGTGGACACCGAGGCCATCGC
This DNA window, taken from Halosimplex litoreum, encodes the following:
- a CDS encoding glycosyltransferase, with translation MDLPRVAAFTDSYLPTHNGVTYTIQTWRDRWHRRGGRMDVVYPGSDHEPVEGEYPVSSLPFPFYEGFRVGVPGVPEAVDSAEVVHAHSPFSLGLAGLRLARKHDLPMVASYHTPTSEYAEYLAFTRPIERAVERSAEEYERRFLDRTDVVVAPSERTADHVRDTVGTATTVEVVSNGVDVDFFRPVETERFRDRHDLPEGPLVGYTGRHGYEKNLSAIVEAVEGLDVTLVFSGDGPAREDVERAAADADLDAHFLGWLDREELPSFYSALDVFAFPSPVETQGIAALEANACGTPVAGVASAALADTIDQGETGYKAPPDDVAAFQDVIARTLAERDRLGEECLARRDAISVEHSVDRLAGVYDQLR